AGCCAGCCCGCGAATACATCGCCCGCGAAGGCTACGATCCCGTCTACGGCGCCCGCCCCCTCAAGCGCTACCTCCAGCACCACCTCGAGACCCGCATCGGCCGTGCCCTGATCGCCGGGGAGGTCAGCGAAGGCGCGACCATCGAAGTCGGCCTCGAAGGCGGGGAGCTGACGGTCGAGATCCGGGAGGGGTCGACGGCAACGGTGGCCTGAGCACCTCGATCATCAGACGGCCGCCCGGCGCAGGCCGGGCGGGCATGCCTGCTGGATGAAGAAAGCACGATCAGGAGTCACAGCATGAAGCTCGATCAGATCGTCGTCCACAGCGACCCCGAGATCCTCGGGGGCACCGCGGTCTTCGTCGGTACCCGCGTCCCGTTGAAGAACCTGTTGGACTACCTTGAAGCCGGAGACAGCCTCGAGAAGTTCCTCGACGCATTCCCCACCGTCTCCCGGGAGCAGACGATCACGGCCCTCGAACAGGCCAACCAGTTCCTGGCCGCGAATGCGCGTGCTGCTGGATGAATCTCTCCCGCGTCAGCTCGCGCGGGAGATCTCTGGCCACGTCCCGGCGAAGTCTTGACTGTGACGGCAAGCTGAGCGGATGTGCTCTTGGCGCAGCCGCAAGACAATGGACGCCCAAGCGAGAAGCGCACTAGAATCGGCGGAATCGCGAGTCCCCAGTAAACAAAACGGCCCGGGATTGGCTCTGGAATCTGATGAAGGACGGAAACATCAGATAAAGGAGGTAAGATCATGCCTGTAGTGACTGATATGACTGTTATACAGGGAGATGTTAATCGGCGCGTCGGCGACAGCAACACTCTGTGGAAGAAGACGTTCTACACCCATGGTCGGCACCCTGGCGGCGCCGCCATCTTGATGTTGATGGTCAAAGGTCTGAACTGCGCCAAGGACCCAGTTGTGGTCAAGATC
This region of bacterium genomic DNA includes:
- a CDS encoding DUF433 domain-containing protein, whose protein sequence is MKLDQIVVHSDPEILGGTAVFVGTRVPLKNLLDYLEAGDSLEKFLDAFPTVSREQTITALEQANQFLAANARAAG